ATCAATACGCAACATCCTTTGATACGATGCAAAACCTTCCCAAAACGATGCGCGAGGAGCTCGCGCACGAATACGACATTATGCCGCTCAAAATCGTCCGCAAGGAGTGCTCAAGCGACGGGACGATCAAGTACCTCTTCGAACTGCGCGACGGCAAAACGGTCGAAACGGTGTGGCTTAAAATGAAGGACGAAGCGCTTGACGAGGAAGGGAATATTGAACACGAGGCCCGTTTTACCGTTTGCGTCTCGACGCAGGTAGGGTGTAAGGTGGGGTGCTCGTTCTGTCTTACCGCCAAAGGGGGATTTACCCGGGACCTGAGCGCGGGGGAGATTGTCGCGCAGGTGCTGGCGGTGAAGATGGACAACAACCTAGCCGCCCACCGCCGCCTCAACATCGTCTACATGGGGATGGGGGAACCGCTCGATAACCTCGATAACCTGGCCAAGGCGATCCAGATCCTTAAAGATGAAGAGGGGTTGTCGATTTCGGGCAAACGCCAGACCGTTTCCACCAGCGGTCTGAGCACCAAGATCGACAAGCTGGGAGAGATGGACCTGGGTGTCCATATCGCGATCAGTCTTCACGCCGTCGACGATGAGCTGCGCACCGAACTGATCCCGATGAATAAAGCCTATAATATCGCCTCGATCATCGACGCGGTCAAACGTTTTCCCATCGATACCCGAAAACGGGTCATGTTCGAATATCTCGTTATCAAGGGAAAAAATGACGATCTGGGGTCGGCGAAAAAACTGGTAAAACTGCTGCACGGGATCAAGGCGAAAGTGAACCTGATCTATTTCAACCCCTATCCCGGAAGCGATTATCAGCGCCCGACCCGCGCGGATATGGTTGCATTTCAGGAATACCTGATTAAGCACGGTGTGCTCTGCACGATCCGTGATTCCAAGGGGCTCGACATCAGCGCCGCGTGCGGTCAGCTCAAAGAAAAAGATTTAAAGGAGGCGGTACAATGAGCGCGATGGATTGGTTTCAGGTCGGGTTTTTGGTGCTGGTCGTCGGTGTCGGCCTGGGGGGCTTTATCTGGGCCGTGCTGAAAAAAGATTGATTACCAGCTGTATTTGACCATCGCCTGAAAGACGCTGTTGTCGGTGTCGGAGCCGTTCTCACGATAATAATGCCATTCGGTCCCGATGCCCAGTTTCCCCTCCCGGATCCCCAGAAAAGGGGAGAGATTGAACAGCAGCTGGTTATGCGTCAGAAAATCGGCTCCCGTCCAGTCGAAATACCCCTCGAAAAGCCACTTTTCGCTCAAAGTCACGGAATAGTTTGCCGAGAGCTGATAGGTATCGTTCATTTGCGAACGCGCTTTACGGTAGGCGTTGACGCTGAATACATCGAATCCCGGAACGTTCAAATCGCATCCCATCCCGTAAAGATCGGCCCGATAGCCGTCTGCACGATTATGCTGATAGGCTGCGTACCACTCTTTGAATACCCCTGAAGAAGTGGGAATATCGGCGATTTTACTGAGGCTGATTCGGGGTGAGAATTCTCCGTAGAGATCGTTTTTCTTTCCGCTGAACCGCAACCCGTTCGGGGTGTAGGCGTAATCGACGAACGCAAACACATCCCCGTACCCGAACGTCCGGTAATGCTCCGCGGTCAAAGTGTGTTTAGTCCCCTGGGCGGTATCCATGAACGTGGGTCCTTCGAAACGCCCGTAGAGATACTGAAGGTTCGTCGTCGAAAAAGCGTGGAGAGCCGAAGCCAGCAGCAGGCTAGCGAGAAGCGACGGTCGCATCGGACTCCTTCTCAAACAATCCGTTGATCCGCTCGATCAGGTAGAGCGGATCGGTTTGGCGCGAGTGCACCATCATACCGAAATGAAGGTGCGGTCCCGTTATCCGTCCCGTAGCTCCGGTGAGACCTATCACTTCTCCCTTCCTGACGTATTGCCCAGCCTTGACGTTGTAGCGGCTGAGGTGAAAATAGCAGCTGTAAATCCCTTCGCCGTGATCGATGATGACCGTGTCCCCGGCATAATAACGCTCTTTGGCAAGAACAACGACTCCGTTGTTGGCGGCCAGGATCGGTTGTGGGGTGCGCGCGCGAAAATCGACCCCCCCGTGATAGCTTTTGAGGGTTCCGTTGTAGGTGCGCTTGGCGCCGTACACGCTGGTGATGTTCGAATCCATCGGGCGAATGAACGGTTCGTCCCAGTAACGTATTGGTGTGAACGTTGCGTAAAGCGCTTCTGCTTCGGCTTTTTCTTGCTCGATCCTCTCCATCGCTTCGGGAGGGGGCGTCACTTTGGCGGGATCGACACTGAGGGTTTCGGAAGGGTAAAAAGCATTGCGGACGTTTAAGTCGATCGGGAGGTTTTTCCCGGGGGCGTTCCAGGTGATGTTGTAGTCGCCCTCGGAGGCGTAATAGTCGACCGGAACGATAACGATCCCTTTGGTGCGATCACGTGGGTGCGCGACGACGCTCAGGTTGGTGTCCCCTACCGATATTTTGCCCGCAGGCAGCGGCAGGACGATCAAAGCGCTTTTGCCGTTAAAAGTTTCGTTTCCCCACCCCAAAACGGACAGAACCGATAAGAAAATAAACCAGTGTTTCAAAAGTATCTCCCCGGAAAAAATCGGCGTTATTGTAGCATTTACCGTTGATCGGCGGGTAGCGCCGGGTGCGATTGCCCGTCAATGCGGTGAATGATCCGGAAAATTTATGTTACCATATGAGACCAAGGCATGAAAATTCATTAAAGGGCATCCTGATGAAAAAAGCGTATGTTGTTATTATCGCCCTTGTTATGCTCATTTCGATGGTTGCCGTTTCGTTGTACTATTATCTCAACCGCCCCACTACAAGCTCCGAAATACGGATTTCGACCAATCCGTGGGTAGGCTTTACCCCCCTCATCTACGCGCAGGAAAAAGGGTGGCTGGACGATTCCCCGTTCAAATTCATCTGGCTGGTCGACCTGACCGATAACGCCCGTCTGTATCGCCGCGGTTTTACGCAGGGGTTTACGGCGACGCAGTATGAACTGATGCATTTTAAAGAGCAGCATGCCATCAAGCCCGTTTTTTTGATCGACCATTCCTACGGGGCCGACGCCATCCTCTCAAACCGTTCTCTGGATGAGCTTCGTTCGTCCAAATCGCCGGTGAAAGTTTTTCTTGAGCGGGGATCGCTGAACGAAGATTTTTTCAATGCGTTTGTGCGTGAAAACGGGCTGGACCCCAAAATATTCAGCCAGATTGATTCATCCCAGAAAAACATCTCCGCGATGCCGATGCTGTCCGAGGCGGTGATGCTTATCTCGTATTCGCCCTACCTTTCGGAATTGCAGAAAAAAGGGTACCGCACGGTCGCGTCGACACGTACGTTGAAAAATTTTTACGTTATCGATGCCCTTTTTGTGGATGAAAAAGTGATCGATGGGAATGAAGAGGAGTTTGCCCGCCTCAAAGAGATCATGGTCCTGGCGATCAAACGCTTCAAGCAAGATCCTAAAGAGTATTATTCGGTGATCAAAGGGTATCTGGAAGGGCAGACCTACGAAGAGTTCATCGAAAGCACCGAAGGGATCGAATGGCTTCACGACACGGTTCCGCCCACAATTGTCGAGTATCTCCAATCGCAAAAGATTAAAACTGACAGGTTGCTGCCGTGAAGATCCAACGCTTCGTCCTGATCAATATTGTCGTAGCGTTTCTGGCGATTTCGGTCGTATCGGCGGGATTTTATTACGTCGAGCGGATGATAACGCTGCGCTACGTGGCGACG
This DNA window, taken from Sulfuricurvum sp. IAE1, encodes the following:
- the rlmN gene encoding 23S rRNA (adenine(2503)-C(2))-methyltransferase RlmN — translated: MDKQCILDYTKAELASMVKPSFRAKQIWGWIYHQYATSFDTMQNLPKTMREELAHEYDIMPLKIVRKECSSDGTIKYLFELRDGKTVETVWLKMKDEALDEEGNIEHEARFTVCVSTQVGCKVGCSFCLTAKGGFTRDLSAGEIVAQVLAVKMDNNLAAHRRLNIVYMGMGEPLDNLDNLAKAIQILKDEEGLSISGKRQTVSTSGLSTKIDKLGEMDLGVHIAISLHAVDDELRTELIPMNKAYNIASIIDAVKRFPIDTRKRVMFEYLVIKGKNDDLGSAKKLVKLLHGIKAKVNLIYFNPYPGSDYQRPTRADMVAFQEYLIKHGVLCTIRDSKGLDISAACGQLKEKDLKEAVQ
- a CDS encoding outer membrane protein OmpK, yielding MRPSLLASLLLASALHAFSTTNLQYLYGRFEGPTFMDTAQGTKHTLTAEHYRTFGYGDVFAFVDYAYTPNGLRFSGKKNDLYGEFSPRISLSKIADIPTSSGVFKEWYAAYQHNRADGYRADLYGMGCDLNVPGFDVFSVNAYRKARSQMNDTYQLSANYSVTLSEKWLFEGYFDWTGADFLTHNQLLFNLSPFLGIREGKLGIGTEWHYYRENGSDTDNSVFQAMVKYSW
- a CDS encoding M23 family metallopeptidase; the encoded protein is MKHWFIFLSVLSVLGWGNETFNGKSALIVLPLPAGKISVGDTNLSVVAHPRDRTKGIVIVPVDYYASEGDYNITWNAPGKNLPIDLNVRNAFYPSETLSVDPAKVTPPPEAMERIEQEKAEAEALYATFTPIRYWDEPFIRPMDSNITSVYGAKRTYNGTLKSYHGGVDFRARTPQPILAANNGVVVLAKERYYAGDTVIIDHGEGIYSCYFHLSRYNVKAGQYVRKGEVIGLTGATGRITGPHLHFGMMVHSRQTDPLYLIERINGLFEKESDATVASR
- a CDS encoding ABC transporter substrate-binding protein; amino-acid sequence: MKKAYVVIIALVMLISMVAVSLYYYLNRPTTSSEIRISTNPWVGFTPLIYAQEKGWLDDSPFKFIWLVDLTDNARLYRRGFTQGFTATQYELMHFKEQHAIKPVFLIDHSYGADAILSNRSLDELRSSKSPVKVFLERGSLNEDFFNAFVRENGLDPKIFSQIDSSQKNISAMPMLSEAVMLISYSPYLSELQKKGYRTVASTRTLKNFYVIDALFVDEKVIDGNEEEFARLKEIMVLAIKRFKQDPKEYYSVIKGYLEGQTYEEFIESTEGIEWLHDTVPPTIVEYLQSQKIKTDRLLP